The Arachis hypogaea cultivar Tifrunner chromosome 16, arahy.Tifrunner.gnm2.J5K5, whole genome shotgun sequence genome contains a region encoding:
- the LOC112755389 gene encoding uncharacterized protein — protein sequence MNGMTISATSNSCTIRFSGILQKAFVSPCAGSSYWKRILRNHSTCASLAVSSVVPIIFRSSSSPVIASNLSQSEVQQRSDEWFALRKDKLTTSTFSTALGFWKGSRRVELWHEKVFATEVQVIEASKRNAMEWGVQNESAAIDQYRKITGHEVSTMGFAMHANERLDWIGASPDGVLGCFPEGGILEVKCPYNKGKPETGLPWSSMPFYYMPQVQGQMEIMDCEWVDLYCWTPNGSTIFRVLRERSYWELIHGILREFWWESVVPAKEALVLGSEEQAKSYKPATRHKQTGLAIAKSINLASQAKLLCREIAGHVEFYS from the coding sequence atgaatggGATGACGATTTCAGCTACAAGCAATTCCTGCACCATTAGATTCAGTGGCATTCTCCAGAAAGCATTTGTGTCTCCATGTGCTGGGAGTAGTTATTGGAAAAGAATTTTAAGAAATCACTCCACATGTGCTTCACTGGCGGTTTCTTCAGTTGTCCCAATCATTTTTCGGTCCTCATCCTCTCCGGTGATTGCTTCGAACCTTTCACAGTCTGAGGTCCAACAACGCTCAGACGAGTGGTTCGCGCTTCGTAAGGACAAGCTGACCACAAGCACATTCAGTACTGCATTGGGTTTCTGGAAAGGGAGCCGTCGTGTCGAGTTATGGCACGAGAAAGTATTTGCAACAGAAGTACAGGTCATTGAAGCTTCCAAAAGAAACGCCATGGAATGGGGTGTGCAGAATGAATCAGCAGCTATAGATCAGTACAGAAAAATCACAGGTCATGAGGTGAGCACAATGGGGTTTGCAATGCATGCGAATGAGCGACTCGATTGGATTGGTGCCTCCCCGGATGGTGTTCTAGGTTGCTTCCCCGAAGGTGGGATATTGGAAGTCAAGTGTCCTTACAACAAGGGCAAGCCGGAGACGGGGTTGCCATGGTCATCCATGCCTTTCTATTACATGCCCCAAGTGCAGGGCCAAATGGAGATAATGGATTGCGAGTGGGTTGACCTATATTGCTGGACACCAAACGGAAGCACAATATTTCGGGTGCTCAGAGAACGCAGTTATTGGGAGTTGATACATGGGATTTTGCGCGAGTTTTGGTGGGAAAGCGTGGTTCCTGCCAAGGAAGCTTTGGTGTTGGGATCTGAAGAGCAGGCCAAGTCATATAAGCCTGCAACTAGACACAAACAGACAGGTCTGGCTATTGCCAAAAGCATAAACTTGGCTAGCCAAGCAAAGCTACTATGCAGAGAAATTGCAGGGCATGTTGAATTCTATAGCTGA
- the LOC112755388 gene encoding protein EIN6 ENHANCER codes for MEPEVVEAELVLPSYLSFKKVQMYEKYPKGQSRGRHWKHLKQIIQAENYQNYPPEEPNYVNIESPPSMHPSKKICDITGFEAPYYDPRTNLRYANTEVFKIIRSLPNEYVQRYLALRNAQVVLK; via the exons ATGGAGCCAGAGGTAGTGGAGGCAGAGCTGGTTTTGCCTAGTTATCTCAGTTTCAAGAAGGTTCAAATGTATGAGAAATATCCTAAAGGCCAATCCAGAGGCAGGCACTGGAAACACCTTAAACAGATTATTCAGGCTGAGAATTACCAAAATTACCCTCCTGAGGAACCCAATT ATGTCAATATTGAATCGCCCCCCTCTATGCATCCCTCCAAGAAAATTTGTGATATTACTGGCTTTGAG GCACCTTACTATGATCCTAGGACCAACCTCCGGTATGCTAACACTGAAGTTTTCAAGATCATAAGATCGCTTCCTAATGAATATGTGCAGAGATACCTAGCTTTAAGGAATGCTCAAGTGGTTCTTAAGTag
- the LOC112755387 gene encoding E3 ubiquitin-protein ligase SINAT5, producing MDLDSIECVSSSDGMDEDEIQHHNLHPHHHSEFSSSKPRNGGANNNNINNNNNNNNNVMGATVVIPPATSVHELLECPVCTNSMYPPIHQCHNGHTLCSTCKTRVHNRCPTCRQELGDIRCLALEKVAESLELPCKYYSLGCPEIFPYYSKLKHETVCNFRPYNCPYAGSECSIVGDIPFLVAHLRDDHKVDMHTGCTFNHRYVKSNPREVENATWMLTVFHCFGQYFCLHFEAFQLGMAPVYMAFLRFMGDENEARNYSYSLEVGANGRKLIWEGTPRSIRDSHRKVRDSHDGLIIQRNMALFFSGGDRKELKLRVTGRIWKEQQNPDAGVCIPNLCS from the exons ATGGATTTGGACAGCATTGAGTGTGTGTCATCCTCTGATGGCATGGATGAAGATGAGATCCAACACCATAaccttcatcctcatcatcactcTGAGTTTTCATCTTCGAAGCCTCGCAATGGGGgcgccaacaacaacaacatcaacaacaacaacaacaacaataacaatgttATGGGCGCAACGGTGGTTATTCCTCCTGCAACCAGCGTCCATGAGTTGCTTGAATGTCCCGTTTGCACCAATTCAATGTATCCCCCAATTCATCAG TGCCATAATGGGCATACATTGTGTTCCACATGTAAAACAAGGGTGCACAATCGGTGTCCCACTTGTCGACAAGAGCTTGGAGATATTAGGTGTCTGGCGCTGGAAAAGGTGGCTGAATCGCTCGAGTTACCTTGCAAGTACTACTCCCTCGGATGTCCAGAAATATTTCCATACTACAGCAAGCTGAAGCATGAGACAGTATGCAATTTCAGACCATACAATTGTCCTTATGCTGGATCAGAGTGCTCTATTGTCGGGGACATTCCTTTCCTTGTTGCACATCTGAGGGATGATCACAAGGTGGACATGCACACAGGATGCACATTCAACCACCGCTATGTAAAATCAAATCCCCGTGAAGTTGAGAATGCAACATGGATGCTCACG GTATTTCATTGTTTTGGACAATACTTCTGTCTCCACTTTGAAGCATTCCAGCTAGGCATGGCCCCGGTTTACATGGCATTCCTTCGTTTCATGGGGGACGAGAATGAGGCTCGGAACTATAGCTATAGCCTTGAGGTCGGGGCAAATGGCAGGAAACTCATTTGGGAGGGTACTCCAAGAAGTATCCGGGATAGCCACCGGAAAGTCAGGGATAGCCATGATGGTCTCATCATTCAACGAAATATGGCCTTATTTTTCTCTGGTGGAGATAGGAAGGAACTGAAACTAAGAGTTACGGGAAGAATATGGAAGGAACAACAGAATCCAGATGCCGGAGTGTGCATACCAAATCTTTGTAGCTGA